A genomic window from Astatotilapia calliptera chromosome 12, fAstCal1.2, whole genome shotgun sequence includes:
- the LOC113033032 gene encoding zinc finger protein 239-like isoform X2, whose protein sequence is MSSHTEQDAKESPTPQCSQLAEDAHSSANLLEHYRCDQCNKKFHAPCHLRRHQRIHSGEKPFSCDQCGKTFTRKSNLKTHHLSHSGVKPHMCHQCGKTFSLMGNLRTHQRLHRGVKPYACSQCGKAFTQMGHLQTHKMVHSGEKPHICEECGKTFSLMSSLRTHLRLHRGVKPYACSQCEKAFTRMSHLKIHEMVHSGEKPHTCEECGKAFNHQSNLKRHKLVHSGVKAHKCDQCGRAFALKSSLETHKLAPHVTFLGKSPASDPRNTPTDADRCSSSVYTNSSLSQPYTY, encoded by the exons atgtcttCACACACG GAACAAGACGCCAAAGAGAGCCCAACACCTCAGTGCTCTCAGTTGGCTGAAGATGCTCACTCAAGTGCAAACTTACTTGAGCACTACAGGTGTGATCAGTGTAACAAGAAGTTTCATGCCCCGTGTCACCTCAGAAGACACCAGCGCATCCACAGTGGGGAAAAGCCCTTCAGTTGTGACCAGTGTGGAAAGACTTTTACTCGGAAAAGcaacttaaaaacacatcaccTCAGCCACAGCGGCGTCAAACCACACATGTGCCACCAGTGTGGAAAGACATTTAGTTTGATGGGCAACTTGAGAACTCATCAGCGCCTGCACAGAGGAGTCAAACCATACGCATGTAGCCAGTGTGGGAAGGCTTTTACTCAGATGGGCCACTTACAAACCCATAAGATGGTCCACAGCGGAGAAAAACCCCACATATGTGAGGAGTGCGGAAAGACATTTAGTTTGATGAGCAGCTTGAGAACTCATCTGCGCCTGCACAGAGGAGTCAAACCATACGCATGTAGCCAGTGTGAGAAGGCTTTTACTCGGATGAGCCACTTAAAAATCCATGAGATGGTCCACAGCGGAGAAAAACCCCACACATGTGAGGAGTGCGGAAAGGCTTTTAATCATCAGAGCAACTTAAAGAGACATAAACtggtccacagtggagttaaagcacacAAGTGTGACCAGTGTGGGAGGGCTTTTGCTTTGAAGTCGAGCTTGGAGACACACAAGCTGGCGCCGCATGTGACCTTTCTGGGAAAATCTCCAGCCAGCGACCCCAGAAACACGCCAACAGACGCTGATCGGTGCAGCAGTTCAGTTTACACAAACTCGAGCTTAAGTCAACCCTACACTTACTGA
- the LOC113033040 gene encoding deoxyribonuclease-1 isoform X2 — MHLVGTLGLFLTLLHLSNSLLLGAFNIKSFGDTKASNTTLMNIITKIVQRYDVILIQEVRDSDLSATQKLMEYVNKDSPQYKYIVSEPLGASTYKERYLFLYREALVSVAKSYTYDDGPEETGQDAFSREPFVVMFSSKHTAVRDFTLIPQHTSPESAVRELNALYDVVADVRARWNNDDIVLLGDFNAGCSYVSGSDWQQIRIFTDKTFHWLITDAADTTVSQTVCPYDRIVVTADMMRGVVKDSAKVYNYMTDLNLKQDLALAVSDHFPVEVKLSG, encoded by the exons ATGCATTTGGTGGGCACTTTGGGGCTTTTTCTGACCTTGCTGCATCTCTCTAACTCGCTGCTGCTGGGAGCCTTTAACATCAAATCCTTCGGAGACACCAAAGCCTCCAACACCACTCTGATGAACATCATTACCAAG attgTCCAACGCTATGACGTCATTCTGATCCAAGAGGTCAGAGACAGTGATCTCTCAGCAACCCAAAAACTCATGGAGTACGTCAACAA AGATTCTCCTCAGTACAAATACATCGTCAGCGAGCCTCTCGGTGCGAGCACCTATAAAGAGCGATATCTCTTCCTTTACAG GGAGGCGCTGGTATCGGTGGCAAAAAGCTACACCTATGATGACGGCCcggaggaaactggacaagacgCCTTTAGCAGGGAGCCGTTTGTCGTAATGTTCTCCTCCAAACACACTG CTGTGAGAGACTTTACTCTGATCCCTCAGCACACCTCCCCAGAATCAGCTGTTCGGGAGCTAAATGCTCTCTATGACGTGGTGGCAGATGTCCGCGCTCGCTGGAACAATGAT GACATCGTGCTGCTGGGTGACTTCAACGCAGGCTGTAGTTATGTGTCCGGGTCTGACTGGCAGCAGATCCGCATCTTCACTGACAAGACTTTCCATTGGCTGATCACTGATGCGGCCGACACTACCGTGTCGCAAACTGTCTGCCCTTACGACAG gatTGTGGTCACTGCGGACATGATGAGAGGAGTGGTGAAAGATAGTGCGAAGGTGTATAACTACATGACGGACCTGAATCTCAAACAAGATCTG gCGTTGGCTGTCAGCGACCACTTCCCCGTGGAGGTGAAGCTGAGCGGTTAG
- the LOC113033038 gene encoding deoxyribonuclease-1 isoform X1: MHLVGTLGLFLTLLHLSNSLLLGAFNIKSFGDTKASNTTLMNIITKIVQRYDVILIQEVRDSDLSATQKLMEYVNNVCLFPPRDSPQYKYIVSEPLGASTYKERYLFLYREALVSVAKSYTYDDGPEETGQDAFSREPFVVMFSSKHTAVRDFTLIPQHTSPESAVRELNALYDVVADVRARWNNDDIVLLGDFNAGCSYVSGSDWQQIRIFTDKTFHWLITDAADTTVSQTVCPYDRIVVTADMMRGVVKDSAKVYNYMTDLNLKQDLALAVSDHFPVEVKLSG, translated from the exons ATGCATTTGGTGGGCACTTTGGGGCTTTTTCTGACCTTGCTGCATCTCTCTAACTCGCTGCTGCTGGGAGCCTTTAACATCAAATCCTTCGGAGACACCAAAGCCTCCAACACCACTCTGATGAACATCATTACCAAG attgTCCAACGCTATGACGTCATTCTGATCCAAGAGGTCAGAGACAGTGATCTCTCAGCAACCCAAAAACTCATGGAGTACGTCAACAA tgtgtgtttgtttcccccCAGAGATTCTCCTCAGTACAAATACATCGTCAGCGAGCCTCTCGGTGCGAGCACCTATAAAGAGCGATATCTCTTCCTTTACAG GGAGGCGCTGGTATCGGTGGCAAAAAGCTACACCTATGACGACGGCCcggaggaaactggacaagacgCCTTTAGCAGGGAGCCGTTTGTCGTAATGTTCTCCTCCAAACACACTG CTGTGAGAGACTTTACTCTGATCCCTCAGCACACCTCCCCAGAATCAGCTGTTCGGGAGCTAAATGCTCTCTATGACGTGGTGGCAGATGTCCGCGCTCGCTGGAACAATGAT GACATCGTGCTGCTGGGTGACTTCAACGCAGGCTGTAGTTATGTGTCCGGGTCTGACTGGCAGCAGATCCGCATCTTCACTGACAAGACTTTCCATTGGCTGATCACTGATGCGGCCGACACTACCGTGTCGCAAACTGTCTGCCCTTACGACAG gatTGTGGTCACTGCGGACATGATGAGAGGAGTGGTGAAAGATAGTGCGAAGGTGTATAACTACATGACGGACCTGAATCTCAAACAAGATCTG gCGTTGGCTGTCAGCGACCACTTCCCCGTGGAGGTGAAGCTGAGCGGTTAG
- the LOC113033040 gene encoding deoxyribonuclease-1 isoform X1: MHLVGTLGLFLTLLHLSNSLLLGAFNIKSFGDTKASNTTLMNIITKIVQRYDVILIQEVRDSDLSATQKLMEYVNNVCLFPPRDSPQYKYIVSEPLGASTYKERYLFLYREALVSVAKSYTYDDGPEETGQDAFSREPFVVMFSSKHTAVRDFTLIPQHTSPESAVRELNALYDVVADVRARWNNDDIVLLGDFNAGCSYVSGSDWQQIRIFTDKTFHWLITDAADTTVSQTVCPYDRIVVTADMMRGVVKDSAKVYNYMTDLNLKQDLALAVSDHFPVEVKLSG; this comes from the exons ATGCATTTGGTGGGCACTTTGGGGCTTTTTCTGACCTTGCTGCATCTCTCTAACTCGCTGCTGCTGGGAGCCTTTAACATCAAATCCTTCGGAGACACCAAAGCCTCCAACACCACTCTGATGAACATCATTACCAAG attgTCCAACGCTATGACGTCATTCTGATCCAAGAGGTCAGAGACAGTGATCTCTCAGCAACCCAAAAACTCATGGAGTACGTCAACAA tgtgtgtttgtttcccccCAGAGATTCTCCTCAGTACAAATACATCGTCAGCGAGCCTCTCGGTGCGAGCACCTATAAAGAGCGATATCTCTTCCTTTACAG GGAGGCGCTGGTATCGGTGGCAAAAAGCTACACCTATGATGACGGCCcggaggaaactggacaagacgCCTTTAGCAGGGAGCCGTTTGTCGTAATGTTCTCCTCCAAACACACTG CTGTGAGAGACTTTACTCTGATCCCTCAGCACACCTCCCCAGAATCAGCTGTTCGGGAGCTAAATGCTCTCTATGACGTGGTGGCAGATGTCCGCGCTCGCTGGAACAATGAT GACATCGTGCTGCTGGGTGACTTCAACGCAGGCTGTAGTTATGTGTCCGGGTCTGACTGGCAGCAGATCCGCATCTTCACTGACAAGACTTTCCATTGGCTGATCACTGATGCGGCCGACACTACCGTGTCGCAAACTGTCTGCCCTTACGACAG gatTGTGGTCACTGCGGACATGATGAGAGGAGTGGTGAAAGATAGTGCGAAGGTGTATAACTACATGACGGACCTGAATCTCAAACAAGATCTG gCGTTGGCTGTCAGCGACCACTTCCCCGTGGAGGTGAAGCTGAGCGGTTAG
- the LOC113033032 gene encoding zinc finger protein 239-like isoform X1 — MFSSHTEQDAKESPTPQCSQLAEDAHSSANLLEHYRCDQCNKKFHAPCHLRRHQRIHSGEKPFSCDQCGKTFTRKSNLKTHHLSHSGVKPHMCHQCGKTFSLMGNLRTHQRLHRGVKPYACSQCGKAFTQMGHLQTHKMVHSGEKPHICEECGKTFSLMSSLRTHLRLHRGVKPYACSQCEKAFTRMSHLKIHEMVHSGEKPHTCEECGKAFNHQSNLKRHKLVHSGVKAHKCDQCGRAFALKSSLETHKLAPHVTFLGKSPASDPRNTPTDADRCSSSVYTNSSLSQPYTY; from the coding sequence GAACAAGACGCCAAAGAGAGCCCAACACCTCAGTGCTCTCAGTTGGCTGAAGATGCTCACTCAAGTGCAAACTTACTTGAGCACTACAGGTGTGATCAGTGTAACAAGAAGTTTCATGCCCCGTGTCACCTCAGAAGACACCAGCGCATCCACAGTGGGGAAAAGCCCTTCAGTTGTGACCAGTGTGGAAAGACTTTTACTCGGAAAAGcaacttaaaaacacatcaccTCAGCCACAGCGGCGTCAAACCACACATGTGCCACCAGTGTGGAAAGACATTTAGTTTGATGGGCAACTTGAGAACTCATCAGCGCCTGCACAGAGGAGTCAAACCATACGCATGTAGCCAGTGTGGGAAGGCTTTTACTCAGATGGGCCACTTACAAACCCATAAGATGGTCCACAGCGGAGAAAAACCCCACATATGTGAGGAGTGCGGAAAGACATTTAGTTTGATGAGCAGCTTGAGAACTCATCTGCGCCTGCACAGAGGAGTCAAACCATACGCATGTAGCCAGTGTGAGAAGGCTTTTACTCGGATGAGCCACTTAAAAATCCATGAGATGGTCCACAGCGGAGAAAAACCCCACACATGTGAGGAGTGCGGAAAGGCTTTTAATCATCAGAGCAACTTAAAGAGACATAAACtggtccacagtggagttaaagcacacAAGTGTGACCAGTGTGGGAGGGCTTTTGCTTTGAAGTCGAGCTTGGAGACACACAAGCTGGCGCCGCATGTGACCTTTCTGGGAAAATCTCCAGCCAGCGACCCCAGAAACACGCCAACAGACGCTGATCGGTGCAGCAGTTCAGTTTACACAAACTCGAGCTTAAGTCAACCCTACACTTACTGA
- the LOC113033038 gene encoding deoxyribonuclease-1 isoform X2: protein MHLVGTLGLFLTLLHLSNSLLLGAFNIKSFGDTKASNTTLMNIITKIVQRYDVILIQEVRDSDLSATQKLMEYVNKDSPQYKYIVSEPLGASTYKERYLFLYREALVSVAKSYTYDDGPEETGQDAFSREPFVVMFSSKHTAVRDFTLIPQHTSPESAVRELNALYDVVADVRARWNNDDIVLLGDFNAGCSYVSGSDWQQIRIFTDKTFHWLITDAADTTVSQTVCPYDRIVVTADMMRGVVKDSAKVYNYMTDLNLKQDLALAVSDHFPVEVKLSG from the exons ATGCATTTGGTGGGCACTTTGGGGCTTTTTCTGACCTTGCTGCATCTCTCTAACTCGCTGCTGCTGGGAGCCTTTAACATCAAATCCTTCGGAGACACCAAAGCCTCCAACACCACTCTGATGAACATCATTACCAAG attgTCCAACGCTATGACGTCATTCTGATCCAAGAGGTCAGAGACAGTGATCTCTCAGCAACCCAAAAACTCATGGAGTACGTCAACAA AGATTCTCCTCAGTACAAATACATCGTCAGCGAGCCTCTCGGTGCGAGCACCTATAAAGAGCGATATCTCTTCCTTTACAG GGAGGCGCTGGTATCGGTGGCAAAAAGCTACACCTATGACGACGGCCcggaggaaactggacaagacgCCTTTAGCAGGGAGCCGTTTGTCGTAATGTTCTCCTCCAAACACACTG CTGTGAGAGACTTTACTCTGATCCCTCAGCACACCTCCCCAGAATCAGCTGTTCGGGAGCTAAATGCTCTCTATGACGTGGTGGCAGATGTCCGCGCTCGCTGGAACAATGAT GACATCGTGCTGCTGGGTGACTTCAACGCAGGCTGTAGTTATGTGTCCGGGTCTGACTGGCAGCAGATCCGCATCTTCACTGACAAGACTTTCCATTGGCTGATCACTGATGCGGCCGACACTACCGTGTCGCAAACTGTCTGCCCTTACGACAG gatTGTGGTCACTGCGGACATGATGAGAGGAGTGGTGAAAGATAGTGCGAAGGTGTATAACTACATGACGGACCTGAATCTCAAACAAGATCTG gCGTTGGCTGTCAGCGACCACTTCCCCGTGGAGGTGAAGCTGAGCGGTTAG